The following are encoded together in the Microterricola viridarii genome:
- the metE gene encoding 5-methyltetrahydropteroyltriglutamate--homocysteine S-methyltransferase, whose product MTTTPFPSGTILGYPRIGPRRELKQAVEAFWAGSITAAELEQRAAELRAATRGRLAALGLGREDAAIPESFSFYDQVLDAAVTVGAVPSRFGHLVAEDGSLDLAGYFTLARGAGDNLPLEMTKWFDSNYHYLVPEIGPETEFRLAGDRLVREFEEAKAAGYLTRPVIVGPVTFLLLAKASDEAPAGFEPLSRLDDLLPVYAELLARLHAAGATWVQLDEPALVNESIPVSRPEQLTALAEAYRVLGAETNRPALFVAAPYGALGDALPVLAASAVEAIGLDLVRGTLPSGLDPETAAALATKTVVAGVIDGHNIWRGDLAAALDVATAVTALSPTVSVSSSTSLLHLPHDAREETKLGQLGNWLAFADQKVGQIVTVAEGLRGGRAAVSAELDAAAAALAERLAAPGVRDAAVRERAAALSAADYDRGDYAERVAAQEAAIDLPLLPTTTIGSFPQTSDIRRARARLNSGVLSSTEYEALMKEEIGRVIALQEQIGLDVLVHGEPERNDMVQYFAENLDGFAVTEHGWVQSYGSRCTRPSLLWGDVSRPAPITLDWAVYAQSLTAKPVKGMLTGPVTILAWSFVRDDQPLGETATQLALALRDEIAELEGAGIGIIQVDEPALRELLPLKRADHAAYLDWSVDSFRLATAGVRPETQIHTHLCYSEFGEVIDAIGRLDADVTSVEAARSRMEIVDDIASSGFDHGIGPGVYDIHSPRVPGVAEMTQLLERALQAVPGRRLWVNPDCGLKTRGYQETVESLQNMLGATRAVRATTH is encoded by the coding sequence ATGACCACGACCCCCTTCCCCTCCGGCACCATCCTCGGCTACCCGCGGATCGGGCCCCGTCGCGAACTCAAGCAGGCCGTCGAGGCGTTCTGGGCCGGCAGCATCACCGCCGCGGAGCTGGAGCAGCGCGCGGCAGAGCTGCGCGCCGCCACCCGCGGCCGGCTCGCCGCGCTCGGCCTGGGCCGTGAGGACGCCGCGATCCCGGAGAGCTTCTCCTTCTATGACCAGGTGCTGGATGCCGCGGTCACCGTCGGCGCCGTGCCGAGTCGGTTCGGGCACCTCGTGGCCGAGGACGGCAGCCTCGACCTGGCCGGCTACTTCACGTTGGCCCGCGGCGCCGGAGACAACCTGCCGCTGGAGATGACCAAGTGGTTCGACAGCAACTACCACTACCTCGTGCCGGAGATCGGGCCGGAGACCGAGTTCCGGCTGGCCGGCGACCGCCTGGTCCGCGAGTTCGAGGAGGCCAAGGCCGCCGGTTACCTGACTCGCCCGGTGATCGTCGGGCCGGTGACATTCCTGCTGCTCGCCAAGGCGAGTGACGAGGCCCCTGCCGGATTCGAGCCGCTCAGCCGGCTGGACGACCTGCTCCCCGTCTACGCCGAGCTGCTGGCCCGCCTGCACGCCGCCGGGGCGACCTGGGTGCAGTTGGACGAGCCGGCCCTCGTGAACGAGAGTATTCCGGTCAGCCGGCCGGAGCAGTTGACCGCACTGGCCGAGGCCTACCGTGTGCTCGGCGCGGAGACCAACCGCCCCGCGCTGTTCGTCGCTGCGCCGTACGGCGCGCTCGGGGACGCGCTGCCGGTGCTTGCGGCGTCCGCCGTCGAGGCGATTGGGCTCGACTTGGTGCGGGGCACGCTCCCGAGCGGGCTCGACCCCGAGACCGCGGCCGCCCTCGCAACGAAGACCGTGGTCGCCGGCGTCATCGACGGCCACAACATCTGGCGCGGCGATCTGGCGGCGGCTCTGGACGTTGCGACGGCCGTGACCGCGCTCTCGCCCACGGTGTCCGTCTCCAGCTCGACATCGCTGCTGCACCTGCCGCACGACGCTCGGGAGGAGACCAAGCTCGGCCAGCTCGGCAACTGGCTGGCCTTCGCCGACCAGAAGGTGGGCCAGATCGTGACGGTGGCCGAAGGACTTCGCGGCGGCCGGGCTGCCGTGAGCGCGGAACTGGATGCCGCGGCTGCCGCCCTGGCCGAGCGACTGGCGGCGCCCGGCGTGCGGGATGCGGCGGTGCGCGAGCGCGCCGCCGCGCTCAGCGCCGCCGACTACGACCGCGGCGACTACGCCGAGCGCGTCGCGGCGCAGGAGGCGGCCATCGACTTGCCGCTGCTGCCGACCACGACGATCGGCTCCTTCCCGCAGACCTCCGACATCCGTCGGGCACGCGCCCGGCTGAACTCCGGCGTGCTCAGCTCCACCGAGTACGAGGCGCTGATGAAGGAGGAGATCGGCCGGGTGATCGCGCTGCAGGAGCAGATCGGTCTGGACGTGCTCGTGCACGGTGAGCCGGAGCGCAACGACATGGTGCAGTACTTCGCCGAGAACCTGGATGGCTTCGCCGTCACGGAGCACGGCTGGGTGCAGTCCTACGGCAGCCGGTGCACCCGCCCCTCGCTGCTCTGGGGTGACGTCTCCCGGCCGGCCCCGATCACGCTGGACTGGGCGGTGTACGCGCAGAGCCTCACCGCGAAGCCCGTGAAGGGCATGCTCACTGGCCCCGTCACGATCCTGGCCTGGTCGTTCGTGCGCGACGACCAGCCGTTGGGGGAGACGGCGACCCAGCTGGCACTGGCCCTGCGCGACGAGATCGCCGAGCTGGAGGGTGCAGGGATCGGCATCATCCAGGTTGACGAGCCCGCCCTGCGGGAACTCCTCCCGTTGAAGCGCGCCGACCACGCCGCCTACCTGGACTGGTCCGTCGACTCGTTCCGGCTGGCCACGGCCGGCGTGCGACCGGAGACCCAGATCCACACCCACCTCTGCTACTCCGAGTTCGGTGAGGTCATCGATGCCATCGGTCGGCTGGACGCCGACGTGACGAGCGTCGAGGCGGCCAGGAGCCGGATGGAGATCGTCGACGACATCGCCAGCAGCGGCTTCGATCACGGCATCGGGCCGGGCGTCTACGACATCCACTCGCCGCGCGTTCCCGGGGTGGCGGAGATGACGCAGTTGCTCGAACGCGCACTGCAGGCCGTGCCCGGCCGCAGGCTCTGGGTCAACCCGGACTGCGGGCTGAAGACGCGCGGCTACCAGGAGACGGTGGAGTCGCTGCAGAACATGCTCGGGGCGACCCGGGCGGTGCGGGCGACGACGCACTGA
- a CDS encoding methylenetetrahydrofolate reductase has product MAHHHTTPGLDAQPASLPPVSFELFPPRTDAAALALGRTIDRLAEADPAFISVTYGAGGSSRDRSLTVLRYILEHTAVEPMAHLTCIGSSYAEANSLVRQFLDAGITSFLALRGDPPSGVTGPAELGDLGSAAELVQLIHRVQEEREPFSQQRMPGVPQGSRIARRRRPERVAVAAFPNGHPRARGTSADVDSLLAKQVAGATLAITQLFFHADDYLGFVERARAAGVTIDIVPGLMPATSPARLARIAELTGEEIPAELEIALEVEPSEQGQHEIGVDYIAQLAREVLAGGAPGLHLYTFNQHRAVLGVLERLGRMPAVAGR; this is encoded by the coding sequence ATGGCTCACCACCACACCACCCCCGGTCTCGACGCCCAGCCCGCGTCGCTGCCGCCGGTGTCTTTTGAGCTCTTCCCTCCGCGCACGGATGCCGCGGCACTGGCGCTCGGCCGCACCATTGACCGCCTGGCCGAAGCAGACCCAGCGTTCATTTCAGTCACGTACGGCGCCGGCGGCTCCTCCCGGGATCGCTCGCTCACCGTGCTTCGCTACATCCTCGAGCACACCGCCGTCGAGCCGATGGCGCACCTGACCTGCATCGGCTCCTCCTACGCCGAGGCGAACAGCTTGGTCCGCCAGTTCTTGGATGCCGGCATCACCAGCTTCCTGGCGCTTCGCGGCGACCCGCCGAGCGGTGTGACCGGGCCCGCCGAACTCGGCGACCTCGGCAGCGCCGCCGAATTGGTGCAGCTGATCCACCGGGTGCAGGAGGAGCGCGAGCCGTTCTCGCAGCAGCGCATGCCCGGTGTTCCTCAGGGCAGCCGCATCGCGCGCCGGCGCCGCCCGGAGCGCGTGGCCGTTGCCGCATTCCCCAACGGTCACCCGCGCGCCCGTGGCACGAGCGCCGACGTCGACAGCCTGCTGGCCAAGCAGGTGGCCGGCGCGACGCTGGCGATCACCCAGCTCTTCTTCCACGCCGACGACTACCTCGGTTTCGTGGAGCGCGCCCGCGCGGCCGGGGTCACGATCGACATCGTGCCCGGGCTGATGCCCGCGACCAGCCCGGCTCGGCTGGCCCGGATCGCGGAGCTGACCGGTGAGGAGATCCCCGCAGAGCTGGAGATCGCCCTCGAGGTGGAGCCGAGCGAGCAGGGCCAGCACGAGATCGGCGTCGACTACATCGCGCAGCTCGCCCGCGAGGTGCTCGCCGGCGGCGCGCCCGGCCTGCACCTGTACACCTTCAACCAGCACCGTGCCGTGCTCGGCGTCCTGGAACGCCTCGGCCGAATGCCGGCGGTCGCCGGCCGCTAG
- the hflX gene encoding GTPase HflX: MTDASNTTNDSTGTDALESDDVVARVLASADARAAGGAHFSSGIFSSGAQALQTEAGAAASSDGEQLDREDRNALRRVPSLSTELEDVTEVEYRQLRLENVVLIGIYMQGSVDDAENSMRELAALAETAGATVLDGLLQRRPNPDPSTFLGSGKARELAGIVQALGADTVIADTELAPSQRRALEDVVKVKVIDRTAVILDIFSQHAKSREGKAQVELAQLQYLLPRLRGWGDSMSRQAGGQVGGAGAGMGSRGPGETKIELDRRRIHTRMSKLRKQIAAMKPAREAKRANRRRNSVPSVAIAGYTNAGKSSILNRITHAGVLVENSLFATLDATVRKNTTSDGRIYTLADTVGFVRNLPHQLVEAFRSTLEEVADSDLIVHVVDGSHPDPASQIATVRDVIGEVGARGIPELIVFNKSDLIDDDARLVLRGLEPRAIFASARSGEGIDELLATIGEMLPDPSLAIELVVPYDRGDLISLLHEKGRVISTEYVEDGTLVRARIASDLESLFAPFRAPAGALEA; this comes from the coding sequence ATGACTGACGCCAGTAACACCACCAACGACAGCACCGGCACCGACGCCCTCGAGAGCGACGACGTGGTCGCCCGGGTGTTGGCTAGCGCCGACGCTCGAGCCGCGGGCGGAGCCCACTTCAGCTCCGGCATCTTCTCCAGCGGCGCACAGGCGCTGCAGACCGAGGCAGGGGCCGCGGCATCCAGCGACGGTGAACAGCTCGACCGCGAGGACCGCAACGCCCTGCGCCGCGTGCCGAGCCTCTCCACCGAGCTCGAAGACGTCACAGAGGTCGAGTACCGCCAGCTGCGGCTCGAGAACGTCGTCTTGATCGGTATCTACATGCAGGGCAGCGTGGATGACGCCGAGAACTCGATGCGCGAACTGGCCGCCCTGGCAGAGACCGCCGGTGCCACCGTGCTCGACGGCCTGCTGCAGCGCCGGCCCAATCCCGACCCGAGCACGTTCCTCGGCAGCGGCAAGGCACGCGAACTCGCCGGCATCGTGCAGGCGCTCGGCGCCGACACCGTCATCGCCGACACCGAGCTCGCGCCCAGCCAGCGCCGCGCACTCGAAGACGTGGTCAAGGTGAAGGTCATCGACCGCACCGCCGTCATCCTGGACATCTTCAGCCAGCACGCGAAGAGCCGCGAGGGCAAGGCCCAGGTCGAGCTCGCCCAGCTGCAGTACCTGCTTCCCCGCCTCCGTGGTTGGGGTGACTCCATGTCGCGCCAGGCCGGTGGCCAGGTCGGTGGCGCCGGTGCCGGCATGGGTAGCCGTGGCCCCGGTGAGACCAAGATCGAGCTGGACCGCCGCCGCATCCACACCCGCATGTCCAAGCTGCGCAAGCAGATCGCCGCCATGAAGCCGGCCCGCGAGGCCAAGCGCGCCAACCGCCGCCGCAACTCGGTGCCATCCGTCGCGATCGCCGGGTACACCAACGCCGGCAAGTCCAGCATCCTCAACCGCATCACCCACGCCGGCGTGCTGGTGGAGAACTCCCTGTTCGCGACCCTGGACGCCACCGTGCGCAAGAACACCACCTCCGACGGGCGCATCTACACGCTGGCCGACACCGTCGGTTTCGTGCGCAACCTGCCGCACCAGCTGGTCGAGGCCTTCCGCTCCACTCTGGAAGAGGTGGCGGACTCCGACCTCATCGTGCACGTCGTCGACGGCTCCCACCCCGATCCGGCCAGCCAGATCGCCACCGTGCGTGACGTCATCGGTGAGGTGGGTGCGCGCGGAATCCCCGAGCTCATTGTCTTCAACAAGTCTGACCTGATCGACGACGACGCCCGCCTGGTGCTGCGCGGCCTCGAGCCCCGCGCCATCTTCGCCTCCGCCCGCAGCGGCGAGGGCATCGACGAACTGCTCGCCACCATCGGCGAGATGCTGCCGGACCCGAGCCTGGCCATCGAGCTCGTCGTGCCCTATGACCGTGGCGACCTGATCTCGCTGCTGCACGAGAAGGGCCGCGTGATCTCGACTGAGTACGTGGAGGACGGCACCCTCGTGCGCGCCCGCATCGCCAGCGACCTGGAGTCGCTGTTCGCGCCGTTCCGCGCCCCGGCCGGCGCGCTCGAGGCCTAG
- a CDS encoding class I SAM-dependent methyltransferase, giving the protein MASEHYFSAEPGSELKLRRITVRLGGQDREVTTSNGIFSPDHIDQGTEVLLRYAPAPPATGDLLDLGCGWGPIALTLALESPDATVWAVDVNDRALELVRRNAAELGLTNIKAVRPEDVPDDVRFTTIWSNPPIRVGKDVLHSMLQHWMPRLQAGADSYLVVQRNLGSDSLQRWLEAEFAGRLTIAREAISKGFRVLKATRTADAN; this is encoded by the coding sequence ATGGCTTCAGAGCATTACTTCAGCGCGGAACCGGGGAGTGAGCTCAAATTGCGCCGCATCACGGTGCGACTCGGCGGGCAGGACCGTGAGGTCACCACCTCCAACGGGATCTTCAGCCCCGACCACATCGACCAGGGCACAGAGGTGCTGTTGCGCTACGCGCCGGCACCCCCCGCCACCGGCGACCTGCTGGACCTCGGCTGCGGCTGGGGCCCCATTGCCCTCACCCTCGCCTTGGAGTCACCGGACGCCACGGTGTGGGCCGTCGACGTGAACGACCGCGCCCTGGAGCTCGTTCGCCGCAATGCCGCCGAGCTCGGCCTGACGAACATCAAGGCGGTGCGCCCCGAGGATGTGCCTGACGATGTGCGGTTCACCACCATCTGGTCGAACCCGCCGATCCGCGTCGGCAAGGACGTGTTGCACTCGATGCTGCAGCACTGGATGCCGCGTCTGCAGGCGGGCGCGGACTCCTACCTGGTCGTGCAGCGCAACCTCGGCTCCGACTCGTTGCAGCGCTGGCTCGAGGCGGAGTTCGCCGGCCGGCTCACGATCGCCCGCGAGGCGATCAGCAAGGGCTTCCGCGTGCTCAAGGCGACCCGCACAGCCGACGCGAACTAA
- the dapF gene encoding diaminopimelate epimerase, protein MAFDLHFTKGQGTGNDFVLFADPDGSHPLSPAQIAAVCDRRFGIGADGLIRAVRSDALPEGAAALAEDPDAVWFMDYWNADGTPSEMCGNGVRVFTRFLLDQGLAELPSGDTLSIGTRAGVRDVQSNHTGFQVDLGRWRLAGGEPLVRAKNLPVARPGLGINVGNPHVVVALADDAELDAADLSYIPQLEPSPDGGANVEFVVPADPLVHDGVGRFRMRVHERGSGETQSCGTGAAAAALAVRHWAGAGAPNQWRVEVPGGVLGVRMFPTEDGEHVALSGPAELVFDGVLSLG, encoded by the coding sequence ATGGCTTTCGACCTGCACTTCACCAAGGGCCAGGGCACCGGGAACGACTTCGTGCTCTTCGCCGACCCGGACGGTTCGCACCCGCTGAGCCCGGCGCAGATCGCCGCCGTGTGCGACCGCCGCTTCGGCATCGGCGCCGACGGGCTGATCCGCGCCGTGCGCTCCGACGCGCTGCCGGAAGGCGCGGCCGCGCTGGCCGAAGACCCGGATGCCGTCTGGTTCATGGACTACTGGAACGCCGACGGCACCCCCTCAGAGATGTGCGGCAACGGCGTGCGCGTCTTCACCCGGTTCCTGCTCGACCAGGGCCTGGCCGAGCTGCCCTCCGGCGACACCCTCTCCATCGGCACCCGCGCCGGCGTCCGCGACGTGCAGAGCAACCACACCGGCTTCCAGGTGGACCTCGGCCGCTGGCGTCTCGCAGGCGGGGAGCCGCTGGTCCGGGCCAAGAACCTGCCGGTGGCGCGCCCCGGCCTCGGCATCAACGTCGGAAACCCGCACGTCGTCGTGGCCCTCGCCGACGATGCCGAGCTCGACGCCGCCGACCTCAGCTACATCCCGCAGCTCGAGCCGAGCCCGGACGGCGGCGCGAACGTCGAGTTCGTGGTGCCGGCCGACCCGCTGGTGCACGACGGCGTCGGCAGGTTCCGGATGCGGGTGCACGAGCGCGGTTCCGGCGAGACGCAATCCTGCGGCACCGGCGCGGCCGCCGCCGCCCTCGCCGTCCGGCACTGGGCCGGTGCTGGCGCACCCAACCAGTGGCGGGTCGAGGTGCCCGGCGGGGTGCTCGGCGTGCGCATGTTCCCGACCGAGGACGGCGAGCACGTCGCGCTCTCCGGCCCGGCCGAACTCGTCTTCGACGGCGTGCTCAGCCTCGGCTGA
- the miaA gene encoding tRNA (adenosine(37)-N6)-dimethylallyltransferase MiaA translates to MPASRPGVDPAALIAVVGATGTGKSALSLDVAERLAADGIAAEIVNADAMQLYRGMDIGTAKLPLSERRGIPHHMFDVLEVRDEAAVAGYQEQARAVVDDIRGRGAVPIVVGGSGLYVSALVYDFRFPGTDPDIRAALEAELVELGPGLLYQRLAAFDQATALRVGSTNGRRIVRALEVIALTGEPNAAALPDEPVPWHPLAIIGLAAEREVLTARLDRRVEQMWAEGLLDEVRGLLPLGIESGVTASRAIGYTQAIDEIHGRVGQAEAIEITQQLTRRYARRQVSWFKRYPHALWLPSATEQDAPDAAAGRVDAVLATWRAAGTTPVEPPA, encoded by the coding sequence ATGCCGGCAAGCCGGCCCGGGGTTGACCCGGCCGCGCTGATCGCCGTCGTCGGGGCCACCGGCACGGGCAAGTCTGCGCTCTCCCTCGACGTCGCCGAGCGGCTCGCCGCCGATGGCATCGCCGCCGAGATCGTCAACGCCGACGCCATGCAGCTCTACCGCGGAATGGACATCGGCACCGCCAAGCTTCCGCTGTCCGAGCGCCGCGGCATCCCGCACCACATGTTCGACGTGCTGGAGGTGCGGGACGAGGCGGCGGTCGCCGGCTACCAGGAGCAGGCCCGCGCCGTCGTCGACGACATCCGCGGGCGCGGCGCCGTGCCGATCGTTGTCGGTGGCTCCGGGCTCTACGTCTCCGCCCTCGTCTACGACTTCCGCTTCCCCGGCACCGACCCCGACATCCGGGCGGCCCTCGAGGCCGAGCTTGTTGAACTCGGCCCCGGCCTGCTCTACCAGCGCCTGGCCGCCTTCGACCAGGCGACCGCGCTTCGGGTGGGTTCCACAAACGGGCGGCGCATCGTGCGCGCCCTCGAGGTGATCGCGCTCACGGGGGAGCCCAACGCGGCCGCCCTGCCCGACGAACCGGTGCCCTGGCATCCGCTCGCCATCATCGGGCTTGCCGCTGAGCGCGAGGTGCTCACCGCGCGACTGGACCGCAGGGTCGAGCAGATGTGGGCCGAGGGGCTGCTCGACGAGGTGCGTGGACTTCTGCCGCTGGGCATCGAATCGGGCGTCACCGCCAGCCGCGCCATCGGCTACACGCAGGCCATCGACGAGATCCACGGCCGGGTGGGTCAGGCCGAGGCGATCGAGATCACGCAGCAGCTCACCCGTCGCTACGCCCGCCGACAGGTCAGCTGGTTCAAGCGTTACCCGCATGCCCTCTGGCTGCCGTCCGCGACCGAGCAGGACGCCCCGGATGCCGCCGCGGGCCGCGTCGACGCCGTGCTCGCAACCTGGCGGGCTGCCGGAACCACGCCCGTGGAGCCGCCGGCCTGA
- the miaB gene encoding tRNA (N6-isopentenyl adenosine(37)-C2)-methylthiotransferase MiaB translates to MSTVSENPTIIAPSTASHDAEGRARSYEVRTYGCQMNVHDSERLSGSMEAAGYIKADGVEPDVVVINTCAVRENADNKLYGNLGYLAGVKRRHAGMQIAVGGCLAQKDKNVILEKAPWVDVVFGTHNMGALPNLLERARHNDEAQIEILESLETFPSTLPTKRDSSYSGWVSISVGCNNTCTFCIVPALRGKEKDRRPGEVLAEIQALVDDGAIEVTLLGQNVNSYGVEFGDRLAFGKLLRAAGAIEGLERIRFTSPHPAAFTDDVIDAMAETPAVMPQLHMPLQSGSDRVLKAMRRSYRSAKFLGILERVRERMPHAAISTDIIVGFPGETEEDFQETLRVVEEARFATAFTFQYSIREGTPAATMADQIPKEIVQERYERLVALQDRISWEENEKVVGRTVEVLVANHAGKKDSETNRLSGRAEDSRLVHFEVPAGSETPRPGDVVTVTVTQAAPFFLIADSIDDAPLAIRRTRSGDAWDRQEADSCGVPAGTSSAGGQGAAGPVSLGFPSLRVGGATTIPIYNTDDELR, encoded by the coding sequence ATGAGCACCGTCAGCGAGAACCCCACGATCATTGCGCCGTCCACGGCGTCACACGATGCCGAGGGGCGGGCGCGCAGCTACGAGGTGCGCACCTACGGCTGCCAGATGAACGTGCATGACTCCGAGCGGCTGAGCGGCTCGATGGAGGCCGCCGGCTACATCAAGGCCGACGGCGTCGAGCCGGATGTCGTCGTGATCAACACCTGTGCCGTGCGCGAGAACGCCGACAACAAGCTCTACGGCAACCTCGGCTACCTGGCCGGTGTGAAGCGCCGTCACGCCGGGATGCAGATCGCCGTTGGCGGCTGCCTGGCCCAGAAAGACAAGAACGTCATCCTGGAGAAGGCGCCCTGGGTGGATGTCGTCTTCGGCACCCACAACATGGGGGCCCTGCCGAACCTGCTGGAGCGGGCCCGCCACAACGACGAGGCGCAGATCGAGATCCTCGAATCGCTCGAGACCTTCCCGTCGACACTGCCCACCAAGCGTGACTCCAGCTATAGCGGCTGGGTGTCCATCTCCGTCGGCTGCAACAACACGTGCACGTTCTGCATCGTGCCCGCCCTGCGCGGCAAGGAGAAGGACCGGCGCCCCGGCGAGGTGCTCGCCGAGATCCAGGCGCTCGTCGACGACGGCGCCATCGAGGTCACGCTGCTCGGCCAGAACGTGAATTCCTACGGCGTCGAGTTCGGCGACCGGCTCGCCTTCGGCAAACTGCTGCGCGCCGCCGGCGCCATCGAGGGTCTGGAGCGCATTCGCTTCACCAGCCCGCACCCGGCCGCGTTCACCGACGATGTCATCGACGCCATGGCCGAGACGCCGGCCGTCATGCCCCAGCTGCACATGCCGCTGCAGTCCGGCTCCGACCGGGTGTTGAAGGCGATGCGGCGTTCCTACCGCTCCGCCAAGTTCCTCGGCATTCTGGAACGGGTGCGCGAGCGGATGCCGCACGCCGCGATCAGCACCGACATCATTGTCGGCTTCCCCGGCGAGACCGAGGAGGACTTCCAGGAGACGCTGCGCGTCGTCGAGGAGGCACGGTTCGCGACGGCCTTCACCTTCCAGTACTCAATCCGCGAGGGCACCCCCGCCGCCACGATGGCCGATCAGATTCCCAAGGAGATCGTGCAGGAGCGCTACGAGCGTCTCGTCGCCCTGCAGGACCGCATCTCCTGGGAGGAGAACGAGAAGGTCGTCGGCCGCACCGTCGAGGTGCTCGTCGCCAACCATGCCGGCAAGAAGGATTCCGAGACGAACCGGCTCTCCGGCCGCGCCGAAGACAGCCGCCTGGTGCACTTCGAGGTGCCGGCCGGCTCCGAGACGCCTCGCCCCGGAGACGTGGTCACGGTGACCGTGACGCAGGCCGCCCCCTTCTTCCTCATCGCTGACTCCATCGACGACGCCCCGCTCGCCATCCGGCGCACCCGCTCCGGCGACGCCTGGGACCGCCAGGAGGCGGATTCCTGTGGTGTGCCGGCCGGAACCTCCTCGGCCGGCGGCCAGGGAGCGGCCGGACCGGTCTCGCTCGGATTCCCGAGCCTGCGCGTCGGCGGCGCGACGACGATCCCCATCTACAACACCGACGACGAGCTGCGCTGA
- a CDS encoding regulatory protein RecX, with protein MEIGWWGGPGSSGDEDENPQSSTEPGARPGAPAEVGADPETAEGTTASAEAAGATTAPAEAALPVGAAETSADAGGVHRVTPLAAAKPKPKRTLKAAQPAAPEPASEAQTEPQPDSGSGSEPLATVSYLPWAAPGVDVTTTSGVGRTAFRRPWVEPERELAERGFDEDAGPLAVPPGFAEPGDWTEEYSDESDYQDEAEEFDPAVLERALLKKLARRDLSIVEVEQFLEQNGLPAEELEEWVERMERLGYVDDLRLAENVVDQLRRRKGLGASSIKQELNRRRIAPAIISEALGESDQDDERARAMELAVKRAGQLSSYDDATAERRLTGFLMRKGYGSGVVRDAVKAALAARRRPAGGVRFR; from the coding sequence CCGGCTCGAGCGGCGATGAGGACGAGAACCCTCAGAGCAGCACCGAGCCGGGCGCCCGCCCCGGCGCCCCGGCCGAGGTCGGGGCTGACCCTGAGACTGCTGAGGGGACTACGGCTTCTGCTGAGGCCGCTGGGGCGACTACGGCTCCTGCCGAGGCGGCTCTGCCCGTGGGGGCAGCCGAAACCTCGGCGGACGCCGGTGGTGTGCACCGCGTCACGCCCCTGGCAGCAGCCAAGCCCAAGCCCAAACGCACCCTCAAAGCCGCACAGCCGGCCGCGCCGGAGCCTGCGTCTGAAGCACAGACAGAGCCACAGCCTGATTCCGGTTCTGGGTCTGAGCCGCTGGCCACGGTCAGCTACCTGCCGTGGGCGGCGCCCGGCGTCGACGTCACGACGACGTCCGGCGTTGGCCGCACGGCCTTCCGGCGCCCGTGGGTGGAGCCGGAACGCGAGCTCGCCGAGCGCGGCTTTGACGAGGACGCAGGGCCGCTGGCCGTTCCGCCCGGGTTCGCCGAGCCGGGGGACTGGACCGAAGAGTACAGCGACGAGTCCGACTACCAGGACGAGGCCGAGGAATTCGACCCGGCCGTGCTGGAACGCGCGCTACTCAAGAAGCTGGCCAGACGCGACCTCTCCATCGTCGAGGTGGAACAGTTCCTGGAACAGAACGGTCTGCCGGCCGAAGAGTTGGAGGAGTGGGTCGAGCGCATGGAGCGGCTCGGTTACGTCGACGACCTGCGCCTGGCCGAGAACGTCGTGGACCAGCTGCGGCGACGCAAGGGGCTCGGTGCCTCCTCCATCAAGCAGGAGCTCAACCGGCGTCGGATCGCGCCGGCCATCATCAGCGAGGCGCTCGGCGAATCGGATCAGGACGACGAGCGGGCCCGCGCAATGGAGCTGGCGGTCAAGCGTGCCGGGCAGCTGAGCTCGTACGATGACGCCACCGCCGAGCGGCGGCTCACCGGCTTCCTGATGCGCAAGGGCTACGGCTCCGGAGTCGTGCGCGACGCGGTCAAGGCGGCTCTCGCGGCGCGGCGCCGGCCTGCGGGCGGCGTGCGGTTCCGCTGA